The Zingiber officinale cultivar Zhangliang chromosome 2A, Zo_v1.1, whole genome shotgun sequence genomic sequence tcaacactgcgaacagtccagagcacaTGACCAGAAATACCCCGAACGGACGTATACCttagtccggtcggacgtgaggggactgccgagcggcatgCCGCTCGGTGCGGAAACAAAAGAGCTAGAATGACAAGACAGAAGATTATGCTATCTCATCAGAAGATTatgttgtcccatcagagacgtgcgcggactgtagcagtaaggggtcaggcaagctcctctgacaagcccatactgggtatgggctgaggccacgtgtgtgcctcggtgtatgtgcatcagcctcctcagagctctatataagagcccgcagacttcgccggaggtatgaaaaAACTCTGATCTTCGGAGCTatttcatcgtcttcttcttgcctgacttgagcgtcggagggtcgtcgtcggggacccctccccggcccgacttctgtccaggttcgccggagcactcgaggatccagcagggagcgccacatccccagcgtccgttgactcctggttcggacaggatcaaattggcgccgtctgtgggaacgcgcctgtatccgagcggaatagatggacgaagctggacgacctcaccgtgacgctctcccaggagaaactcgacgctctaattgaggcaagagcagctaagctcgtggagcaacagaaacagaaggctcaaGCTGAGCGGATATCTGAGCGGCCCAGGAGGAACGACCGGAGAAGCATTAGaaatgggggcaaaataagggtCCGACCAGCACTCAAGTGGGAGTAACTCCTGCCCCGATATCGGTCCGACGAGGAAGCCTTGATGAGTTTCgacaagtatatatattcttcatcactccacgggtattcgggagtcgagaaattgggtcagaaccctcgctggtcggcaggtcagttctTCAGTTATCCTCTTTCCGTTGTAAGATTTATTATAGTTCCTCGAGCTAAAAGCCCCGTActgctcggccgggagtgtattagccgagccccgagctcgatgggaagcccgtgccgctcggccgggagtgtattagccgagccccgagctcgatgggaagcccgggccgctcggccgggagtgtattagccgagccccgaGTTCGATGGGAAGCCCGGGCCACTCGGCCGGGAGTGTGttagccgagccccgagctcgatgggaagcccgtgccgctcggccgggagtgtattagccgagccccgagctcgatgggaagcccgggccgctcggccgggagtgtattagccgagccccgagctcgatgggaagcccgggccgctcggccgggagtgtattagccgagccccgagctcgatgggaagcccgtgccgggagtgtattagccgagccaagagctcgatgggaagcccgtgccgctcggccgggagtgtattagccgagccccgagctcgatgggaagcccgtgccgctcggccgggagtgtattagccgagccccgagctcgatgggaagcccgtgccgctcggccgggagtgtattagccgagccccgagctcgatgggaagcccgtgccgctcggccgggagtgtattagccgagccccgagctcgatgggaagcccgtgccgctcggccgggagtgtattagccgagccccgagctcgatgggaagcccgtgccgctcggccgggagtgtattagccgagccaagagctcgacgGGAAGCCCGTGccactcggccgggagtgtattagccgagccccgagctcgatgggaagcccgtgccactcggccgggagtgtattagccgagccccgagctcgatgggaagccggccaggagtgtattagccgagcccgagctcgatgggaagcccgtgccactcggccgatattagccgaGCCCGAGCTCGAGGGGaggcccgtgccgctcggccgggagtgtattagccgagccccgagctcgatgcgAAGCCCGGGccactcggccgggagtgtattagccgagccccgagctcgatgggaagcccgagtcactcggccgggagtgtattagccgagccccgagctcgatgggaagcccgtgccgctcggccgggagtgtattagccgagccccgagctcgatgggaagcccgggccgctcggccgggagtgtattagccgagccccgagctcgatgggaagcccgggccgatcggccgggagtgtattagccgagccccgagctcgatgggaagcccgtgccgctcggccgggagtatgttagccgagccaagagctcgatgggaagcccgtgccgatcggccgggagtgtattagccgagccctgagctcgatgggaagcccgtgccgctcggccgggagtgtattagccgagccccgagctcgatgggaagcccaggccgctcggcctggagtgtattagccgagccccgagctcaATGGGAAGCccgggccgatcggccgggagtgtattagccgagccccgagctcgatgggaagcccgtgccgctcggccgggagtatgttagccgagccaagagctcgatgggaagcccgtgccgatcggccgggagtgtattagccgagccccgagctcgatgggaagcccgtaccattcggacggaggtatattagccgagccaaacgctcaagtatcgaaggccccggaccgttcggccggaggtaaattatccgagccaaacgctcaagtatcgaaggccccggaccgttcgaccggaggtaaattatccgagccaaacgctcgagtatcgaaggccccggaccgttcggccggaggtaaattatccgagccaaacgctcgagtatcgaaggccccggaccgttcggccggaggtaaattatccgagccaaacgctcgagtatcgaaggccccagaccgttcggccggaggtaaattatccgagccaaacgctcgagtattgaaggccccggaccgttcggccggaggtaaattatccgagccaaacgctcgagtatcgaaggccccggaccattcggacggaggtgttggttgctactcggaaaacctagaggttccactgtacaaaaattttgtacaaaggtctgaaccttttcctagctaccatgtgttcttttaaattaaattttggatcgcctgcggaacttaacacgtttgatccaaaacttaatctattcgttcttttaggttttgacttgggtctcctgcggaacttaacacgttcgacccaaatctacGCCACGTGGGAgtccccatttagcagagtcaacgccacgtggaggtcgaaaggtaaaaggccaaccagaagcttggccgagcggataatgatggtgacgaccggctgaagcttccgagcggaagcaatacaccccggcgggaagtcggggttccgacgctcatgatgaacagtatagtagtgccgagcggatggcccgctcggccgaaggaataaagcatcaacactgcgaacagtccagagcacaTGACCAGAAATACCCCGAACGGACGTATACCttagtccggtcggacgtgaggggactgccgagcggcatgCCGCTCGGTGCGGAAACAAAAGAGCTAGAATGACAAGACAGAAGATTATGCTATCTCATCAGAAGAttatgctgtcccatcagagacgtgcgcggactgtagcagtaagggatcaggcaagctcctctgacaagctcatactgggtatgggctgaggacacgtgtgtgcctcggtgtatgtgcatcagcctcctcagagctctatataagagtccgcagacttcgccggaggtatgaaaGAACTCTGATCTTAGGAGCTATTTCATTGTCttcttcttgcctgacttgagcgtcggagggtcgtcgtcggggacccctccccggcccgacttctgtgcaggttcgccggagcactcgaggatccagcagaaaGTGTCActtccccagcgtccgttgactcctggttcggacaggatcaggaaCTGGCCGATTGGCTACGTTACTTGAATTTTTGCCCATCAGAATTTGTCAATTGGATGGCCGATTGATTGAACGTTCTTAATTAGAATGACCACTTGGAATTTTGGATTGATTTGGCCAATTGTAAGTTCTTATTTGAAATGGCCACAGATTGCATGGCCGATCGGCATTCAGACCTCTAGTCTAACCGTGACCCTTAGTTGAGATTGGCCGAGATATCGATTTGGCCAAAACGAACCTCTTCTTAATTAGTCGAGACCTCTACTCAGGCTGAATTACGTACGCTAGTAAAGGAATATAATCCTGTTgtttccggtaaattccggagtatgcaaactgatcgtcgaggctagtgttcgacactatctccgtaaacgatattgctccgctacggtgcttaacggattgttgcaattcgttcccaagatacaacgacgacaatcgtctcggaatcgtagcactccgacttccgagaccagcgaaccttctcgtaggcttcttggactcttgaatgcacaagatgagtgagtgaatacttgaggaagagaagataaatttaagctcctcaatgctcctcgcgacgatgcgaagtgcaaagtgcgcctacaaagcgcccaaagcgcccattgcacacgtgcgcacgtgcgcacgtggcgggtggcgggctcacaggtgcgagcacctgctcgcccctgagcagagagtacctggtacttttctgagttaactccaataactcaacatcattaataagtaaggaatgcacatcggaaattaccgatgtgggactattctcccttgcatttccttaatgaataaccaacgttattttgggccgactttgaacattaatttctcattcacccttaatcggttttgagcaaattaatagtctaaatctatctacgcgaaacgtagatttcaattttgaagtcaattacgactttcaacaattgatggcttccgatttttcctcctcaaaatcgtattggtccatttaggccccaatatccaacaatcccccacatgaatggaaattaatgtaatgcgtgtatgcatgacacttacaagagtccaatcgataagtcactgcatcgggagaggtagcttgtggctttgaaccttccgtagtggaatgctatcgagtatactaggctgcgcagtgaacgtgatgtcttgaactgctcagctgtttgtatatactaagacaataacacccacacagagacctatctcacctactttaggttctcatggttggttccgttttggccatggacaccatcttggattcatgagtgtttcattgaagcggcctgtcttcacactcacataggtgacacttctatcaagagtatcctaccatactccaccttataaggtatagaagtcactaaaagcataaacttaacctcactacatgaggtaggacagcacaaattcatcctaggattgggatagagataaactatctcctgtgctgaaccacaacttctgaaactttgttgtcccattgaaccaagatcttgggatctccagtcaacaaggttgggttttccacttcagtcgttttcagttgtagattttttaatctcattcctcttgatgagcagtatacttgatctcgactcaaccctttcgtaagaggatctgccaaattatctttggacttaacatagtcgattgcaatcactccattcgagatcaactgcctaatggtattatgtctacgacgtatatgtcttgacttcccattatacatactactctgtgctcttccaatcgccgattgactatcacagtggatcagtACGGCAGGTACAGGTTTTtcccagctcggaatatcttccaagaagttccgcagccattcagcttcctcagctgctttgtctagtgctataaactcggattccatagttgaccgagcaatgcacgtctgcttagtggatttccaagatactgctcccccaccgaccgtgaatacatatccactagtggatttggagtcttttgtatctgatatccaattagcatcacaatatccctccaacacagcgggatattttccataatgtattccatagttcatagtatatttcaaatatctaagaactcgcatcaatgccttccaatgggcgtcgtttggattactggtgaaacgactcagcttgttaaccgtacaggcaatatccggacgtgtgcagtttgtaagatacatcaaactgcctattatccgagagtattccaactgcgatatggtctcaccatggtttttcgctaagtgttgacttagatccataggtgtttttacagtagaaagatcgtacgcattgaatcttttcaatactgattctacataatgggattgtgttagaactatcccctctgatgtcctgagaattttaattcccaatataacatctgcttgacccatatctttcatatcgaaatttttggtcaacatttactttgtagtcatgattacatcatgattactgcccattattaacatgtcgtctacgtacagacagacgattatatagcctttgggtgtgtctttgacataaatgcatttgtcacattcatttattctgaattcgtttgacaacattactttgtcaaatttttcgtgccattgtttaggcgcttgcttaagtccgtataacgacttaacaagtcgacacacctttttctcatttcttggagctatgaacccttcgggttgctccatataaatttcttcttccaactcaccatttaagaacgcagtcttaacatccatttgatgtatttcaaggtcatacagtgctgcaatggctattagcactcgtatggacgtaatccttgtcaccggtgagtaggtgtcgaagtaattaaggccttcctcttgcttgtaccctttggctacaagtctggccttatacttgtcaattgatccatcagctttatacttgcgttttagtatccacttacaacctaatggtttattaccagaaggaaggtctactaattcccaagtatgattattcatgatagactcaatctcactattgacagcttctttccacattggagcatcgggactagagagagcctcacttaatgttcttggttccatttctgacatgaaagtcatgtaatctggcccgaacgatttctcaactctagcccgtttgctacgacgtggctctttgttttgatcgtcaatagttcttttataacagctaagttcggtaacgacattctcgtttgaacttccgttgttatcattttcaacatttcccttcttatttgggaatacgttttcaaagaatattgcatttcgagattctatggttgttcccacatgaatatcaggaatgtctgatttgtgaactaggaaacgatatgcactactattatgggcatatccgacaaataccgcatcgaacgttttaggtccgatctttacttgctttggtttaggtacttcgacctttgccaagcacccccacactttcaggtatttgtacgatggctcgcggcctttccatagttcataaggggttttatcacttttcttatgagggattttgttgagaatgtgatttgccgataatattgcttcccccccacaagttttgaggtaagcctgaatttatcaacaaggcattcatcatctcttttagtgtccgatttttacgttcggcaacaccgttcgattgaggtgagtaaggtgccgttgtttgatgaataatgccagattctgaacaaaattcattaaacggtgcaccatattctccacctctatcgctacgaattattttaattcgtttgtcaagttgattttcaacttctgttttataagttctaaatgcctctagggcttcgtctttacttcttaaaagaaagacataacagaattttgtgcagtcatcgataaaagtaataaaatactttttacctcctctggtttgcacaaatttcaagtcgcatagatcactatgtattaactctagaggagtcgttgacctttccaccgaatgaaaaggtagtttcgtcatttttgcttccacgcacacttcacatttgtgtgttccgtcaacattgacgtttggtaataaatttaatttgacgagacgtttaagagtattattatgcacatgtccgagtcgatcatgccacaaattaaaacactcaacaacatagctggaagtatttattttattaccatcaaattttcggagtacaggcattacaaccattttgaatagaccctgttctaggtacccctttcctacgaagatattattcttcgtaagtacaaagttgttcgactggaacactagcctaaatccggccttaactagtgccgctccggaaactaggttcttacgatgtcgggaacatggagtacatcaatgagtgttagctcctttccggacgtcatcttcgtaacaacttttccgagtccgacaattggcgacgtcgtggaattacccatatagagcttcccgccatttatcggagtatacttggagaacatcgccttatctgaacagatatgacgagttgctccagtatcgatgAACCACCGCCGGgttatccaccaagttggcttcaaatacaaccgcagtgagatccaagtcctcaagagaggttgcgacgtggttcgcaacatcctttggccccttggttggcttcttcggcgtctgcagtccttggacaggtgtcctgcctttccacagttgtagcaggatcccttgaacttcttcgcttgtgccttcttcttgaactgtttcgactttttagcgttcggctcgaccaggttggacatatcgtctatagtccgcttggttcctctgcagtcggataactttcgattatcctcctctattcgtagcctcaggatcaggtcttgcagccctatctccttttgcttgtgctttaggtaattcttgaaatccttccatgacggagggagcttctcaattaccgcagcaactgcgaatgactcgttcagcttcattccttcggcgtccagatcatgcagtattaattgcatatcttggacttgagatgagacgctctttgagtccaccatcttgaaatccagaaaccgaccgacgatgaatttcttcagtccggcattttcggtcttgtatttcttctcaagcgattcccacaaagatttcgctgtctccaatgaacaatacacgttatacaacgtgttgtccaaggcgttgagaatgtagttgcgacacagaaaatctccgtgcgtccacgtatcgcaagcagccttgctaccgtccgtagcgactggcgggtcttcacgcaaaaaccgtacaaggtttagcgttgttaagtagaacagcatcttctgctgccatcttttgaagtcggctccggtgaatttctccggcttttctccgtgcggaatggatgtcggaacggcggtcggaacggctgtcggaacgtcgttggtagccatatcagtttgtacggaatatcgtttacgactgttgtttccggtaaattccggagtatgcaaactgatcgtcgaggctagtgttcgacactatctccgtaaacgatattgctccgctacggtaagtgcaaagtgcgcctacaaagcgctcaaagcgcccattgcgcacgtggcgggtggcgggctcacaggtgcgagcacctgctcgcccctgagcagagagtacctggtacttttctgagttaactccaataactcaacatcattaataagtaaggaatgcacatcggaaatttccgatgtgggactattctcccttgcatttccttaatgaataaccaacgttattttgggccgactttgaacattaatttctcattcacccttaatcggttttgagcaaattaatagtctaaatctatctacgcgaaacgtagatttcaattttgaagtcaattacgactttcaacaattgatggcttccgatttttcctcctcaaaatcgtattggtccatttaaatcccaatatccaacaatctagTTTCATTAATTAGGACTATAGTCTATATATGAAAAGGAATAGTTGAATTGGCTAATATAATGGATTCGATCCCGATAATACCTGACCCATGCAAGAGATAATATATCATAGGGATGACGCTtgcaattaattattaatatatattgcttattaaaaatgataaattaataattatatattaagATTGGCCTTTTAAAGCTAGCATCTTATATATCATATATATGAACTTTAAAGATGAAGATGGAAATGCtacatatataaaatttaaaaaaaaaattgagccgAATAGCAGCAAATTAATTCATTCGCAAGGAATGAGCCAAATTAAATGAAAAGGTCTAAATGAACATTATTCGTTTTATCTTAATAATAGTACATGAGCATATATCGATCACGGCACATTAAtttattgtgaaaataaataagtTAAGAATAAATCGGCTGCGCATGCATTTTTTGATATCAgcaataataaattaataattaagatGAATCATGATCACTTGCGGCCGTTCCTTATCAGAAGTCCCATGTACCTACAAAAATCATTAAAATGATTAGCATTAGATTAGATCGGTTGATTATTATTTACGTAGGTACCTGCCCAACATCATGAGAGTAGCTTGGGGATTAGTTCCCGGGGAGAAATTGAAGGTGGATCCATCGATGACCCTGAGCCCGTCGACGCCGATCACTCTGTAGTCATGGTCGACCACCTTCCCTACTTCACAGCCGCCGTGGAAATGATAGAAGGTGAGCACGAGGTCCTTGCAGTATTGCTCCAGCGAAGTGGCGTCCTGCGGACTTCTCCCTCTGTTGTTCACCATTAAGCTCGCGGTGAGACCCTGCAAGTACTCCACCGTTTGATTCGGGTATCTGAATTCCGACATCGCTTCCGTATCCACCGTCCTCATGATCGTCTGCATTGCCTCCACGCATGTTCTCAGATCCTCAGCCTCCGCGAAGTAGTTGTAGGTTACTGATGGATTATCCTCCGGGTCCAGATTCTTGAGACGAAGAAATCCTCGGGACAGAGGCTTTGCCAATTTCTCGACTACTACGCCGATTTGGAATGACGAATTGCTGGCTCCCAAGTTGAACCCCGTCAGAGACTCTATGTAGTAGCCCGGCCGGATTCCGACGACTTGAATCGAGGTGAGAGCCAGTCGCTCCGGCGAAGGCACCACCAAGACGTTCATCGGGTTGTCGGAAATGCCCTGGCCCAACATCGGCTGGTCCAGGACCACCTCGATGCCCAAAGaccggaggtggtccgccgggcCCACGCCGCTCAGCATGAGCAACTGCGGGCTGCCGAGAGCGCCGGCTGACACTATGATTTCCCCTGCAGAGATTGAGCCCTGCTTCAGGCGGGCCTCGTGGATGTTGCCGTCTAAGTCCTTGTACACCACGCCGTACGCCTGCGGCTGCTTCTTACGGTGGCCGCCGGCAGTAACGTTCCTGAACAAGATCCTCTGCGCCGTGGCGCGCACGAGGACGGTGATCCTGGCTGGGTCGGCGTACTTGAGGAGATCGGCGGCGGTGTGACGATGGCCGGCGGGGTCGAAGATGGTCCCTCCGACCTTGGTGCCGTCCAAGTGATCATAGGTGAAGCCGTTATCAGGGGTGACTCCGGCCTCCAGAAGCCCTGCTCTCAGGGCCGAAGTCCACTCCGTCAGCTGAGGCCGGAAGACCACCTCTCGCTCCACCCACCGGAACGACTGGTCGACCAGCTTCGGGTTCAGTCCCATATCCATCACCTCCTGGCGGCTGGCGCGCGAGTAGAAGCCGGCGTTGATGCAGGTGCCGCCTCCGAGGCAGCGAGCTCGTCTATTGATGACGCCGTCCTCGGAGACGAAACTCTGCGCCGGCGAGGTCGGGGTGA encodes the following:
- the LOC122040336 gene encoding protein HOTHEAD-like produces the protein MGWESQRMLIFISAVATLIFFLGFHGFCYALDSPPYGFVKNASYAPRVSYHDYIIVGGGTAGCPLAATLSERFDVLVLERGGSPYGNPNISNLASQNDILAYITPTSPAQSFVSEDGVINRRARCLGGGTCINAGFYSRASRQEVMDMGLNPKLVDQSFRWVEREVVFRPQLTEWTSALRAGLLEAGVTPDNGFTYDHLDGTKVGGTIFDPAGHRHTAADLLKYADPARITVLVRATAQRILFRNVTAGGHRKKQPQAYGVVYKDLDGNIHEARLKQGSISAGEIIVSAGALGSPQLLMLSGVGPADHLRSLGIEVVLDQPMLGQGISDNPMNVLVVPSPERLALTSIQVVGIRPGYYIESLTGFNLGASNSSFQIGVVVEKLAKPLSRGFLRLKNLDPEDNPSVTYNYFAEAEDLRTCVEAMQTIMRTVDTEAMSEFRYPNQTVEYLQGLTASLMVNNRGRSPQDATSLEQYCKDLVLTFYHFHGGCEVGKVVDHDYRVIGVDGLRVIDGSTFNFSPGTNPQATLMMLGRYMGLLIRNGRK